The Thiomicrorhabdus lithotrophica DNA segment TTTGGACCCAAAGTCTTAAACACTTAGAAAACGACCTAAACGATCAGCAATTCCATACTTGGATTCGTCCACTGCGTGCTATTGAAGAAGAATCGGTTATTCGCCTACTAGCACCATCCAGTTTTATTTTAGACTGGGTAAATAAAAAGCTAATGGAGAATATTCGTCAGGCCGTCGCTATTGCTGCACCAACTAATACACCTGATGTTAAGCTAGAAATTGGTGACTATGCCTTAGAAAGCATTGATGAACCTGAGCCGACTATTCCACAGCCTCTACAAAATAAAAAGAAAGAATCAAGTAAGCCTGAATCTAAAAAAGACAGCGCGGCAACCAATAAATCTGGCATTAAACACAACCTAAATACAAGCTTTACCTTTGAAACATTTGTTGAGGGTAAAGCCAACCAACTTGCTGCCGCTGCAGCACGACAAGTCGCTGAAAACCCAGGTGGAAGTTACAACCCCTTCTTTATATATGGTGGTGTTGGTTTAGGTAAAACGCACTTAATGCACGCTATTGGTAATCAGCTTATGAAAGATAAGCCTAATGCCCGCGTTGTTTACCTGCACTCTGAACGTTTTGTTGCCGATATGGTTAACGCCTTACGTCATAATAAGATTGATGAATTCAAACGTTTTTATCGCTCGCTTGATGCTTTGTTGATCGATGATATCCAATTCTTTGCTAACAAAGAACAATCGCAAGAAGAGTTCTTTCATACCTTCAACACACTATTAGAAGGTAACAAACAAGTTATCTTAACCAGTGACCGCTTTCCTAAAGAAGTAGATGGCTTAGAAGACAGGCTGAAATCTCGTTTTGGTTGGGGTCTAACGATTGCTGTTGAACCACCAGAATTTGAAATGCGTGTGGCCATTTTGTTGAAAAAAGCGTCTGAATTTGGCGTAACACTGCCCGATGAGGTCGCGTTCTTTATTGCTAAACGTCTACGTGGAAATGTTCGTGACCTTGAAGGGGCGTTGAAACGTGTAGGTGCCTATGCCCAATTTACACAACAAGCCTTAACGGTTGAAGTAGTAAAAGAAGCCCTTAAAGACTTACTAGCTCTTCAACAAAAAATGGTTACGCTTGAAAACATTCAAAAAACCGTTGCCGATTATTATAAAATCCGTGTAGCGGACATTTTATCGAAACGTCGTACAAGAAATATAGCGCGCCCAAGACAGATTGCTATGGGTATTGCTAAAGAGCTTACAAACCACAGTTTGCCAGAAATTGGTGATGCGTTTGGCGGCAGAGATCATACAACCGTATTACACGCAGTTCGTAAAGTTAAAGAGTTGCGTGAGACAGATCATCATATTGATGAAGATTTTAATAGTTTAATTCGCATCATTACCAACTAGCAATTAAGGGCACTTGGCATGAAAATCACTTTAACTCGTGAAAATCTTTTAAAAGTTTTGCAAACTGTAGGTGGCGTGGTTGAAAAACGTCAGACCATGCCTATTTTGGGCAATATTTTATTTCAAGTTTCAGAAAACACCTTAACGGTAACCGCGTCTGATTTAGAGATTGAAACTCGTGCGCAAACTGAGTTGGAATCTTCTGAAGTGAGTCAGTTTGCTATCACTCTACCAGCCACCAAGTTAATCAACATTGTGCGTTCCCTACCTGATGGATTAACAATTGTGTTAGATTTTGACGAGTCACGTTGTACTCTTTCAGCTGGGCGTTCACGCTTTAAGCTATCAACACTGCCAGCAGAAGATTTCCCTACGATTGACCTTTCTCAAGCCGATATGTCTTTCTCAATGTCTCAACACCAGTTAAAGCAGCTTATTCAGCACTCTAGCTTTGCAATGGCTAGCCAAGATGTACGTTTTTACTTAAACGGAATGTTATTCGATATTAGCAACCAGTCGCTTCGTGTTGTGGCAACTGATGGTCACCGTCTATCAACTTGTTCAACTGAACTTGCCATTGAAGGCTTAACGCCAACTCAAGCTATTTTGCCAAGAAAAGGGGTTCTAGAACTTTCTAAATTAATTGGTGATGACGATACCTTAATTGAATTTGCGCTGGCTAAGAACTACCTAACCGTTCAGTTTGAAGAAACCGTATTTACTTGTAAGTTAGTAGATGGACGCTTCCCAGATTATCGTCGTGTTATTCCACAACACAATGACCAGTTAGTACAAACAGACCGCGAGTTACTTCGT contains these protein-coding regions:
- the dnaA gene encoding chromosomal replication initiator protein DnaA encodes the protein MSSLWTQSLKHLENDLNDQQFHTWIRPLRAIEEESVIRLLAPSSFILDWVNKKLMENIRQAVAIAAPTNTPDVKLEIGDYALESIDEPEPTIPQPLQNKKKESSKPESKKDSAATNKSGIKHNLNTSFTFETFVEGKANQLAAAAARQVAENPGGSYNPFFIYGGVGLGKTHLMHAIGNQLMKDKPNARVVYLHSERFVADMVNALRHNKIDEFKRFYRSLDALLIDDIQFFANKEQSQEEFFHTFNTLLEGNKQVILTSDRFPKEVDGLEDRLKSRFGWGLTIAVEPPEFEMRVAILLKKASEFGVTLPDEVAFFIAKRLRGNVRDLEGALKRVGAYAQFTQQALTVEVVKEALKDLLALQQKMVTLENIQKTVADYYKIRVADILSKRRTRNIARPRQIAMGIAKELTNHSLPEIGDAFGGRDHTTVLHAVRKVKELRETDHHIDEDFNSLIRIITN
- the dnaN gene encoding DNA polymerase III subunit beta; the encoded protein is MKITLTRENLLKVLQTVGGVVEKRQTMPILGNILFQVSENTLTVTASDLEIETRAQTELESSEVSQFAITLPATKLINIVRSLPDGLTIVLDFDESRCTLSAGRSRFKLSTLPAEDFPTIDLSQADMSFSMSQHQLKQLIQHSSFAMASQDVRFYLNGMLFDISNQSLRVVATDGHRLSTCSTELAIEGLTPTQAILPRKGVLELSKLIGDDDTLIEFALAKNYLTVQFEETVFTCKLVDGRFPDYRRVIPQHNDQLVQTDRELLRSLLQRASILSNDKFKGIRLVLSNNLLAVNASNSEQDESHEDMAIDYQGTEMEVGFNVNYILDVLNSMHEDCVTMLMKDANSSCLIETTTDACHCQHVIMPMRL